A single Micromonospora sp. CCTCC AA 2012012 DNA region contains:
- a CDS encoding ArnT family glycosyltransferase, with protein sequence MATPVRRTARRWPRCDRPALVALLLGLAGVGYRLVLTLFTLPTSNSDEATFGLAALHIAAGGERPVFLYGQRYMGMLESYLAAPLVGLAGPSWPVLRLPLLALYALFVWLTYRLTRRLFSPWFAAFVVGLLALGSERVVRDQLTVVGGRPEVKPAVVAMLLIAVGLAERRIGHRFLATGLFGLLAGMALWSDWLIVPYLAVAGVVLVWAAPRELVGWAGVLLVAGFLVGVAPMIKDNLVAPAGQDSLSVFREISTRAGATPAWSQRVRGGLLEGVPLATGLCPMDGCARWQQWFGLLYPLLLAVAAALGLVAYRRAVDGAGRVRAVAQLALVAGAGLTLLAYVRSPLAATDPLGNSRYLSVLQISLPAVLWPLWSAARRAGPGAAGAAGRLVGVLGTAVLAALTATALVVTGAFVASAGSLRAEEGRARELAAAVRRAGLREVYTDYWTCHRLIFNTGEAVVCGVLDGNLTPGQNRYPAYWRRVARAQRPGYVLAVGSSAERGLRRLLGDRADAAVVTEVSGYRVYHPETPVRPWR encoded by the coding sequence GTGGCGACACCAGTGCGGCGTACGGCGCGACGGTGGCCGAGGTGTGACCGGCCGGCGCTCGTGGCGCTGCTGCTCGGGCTGGCCGGGGTGGGTTACCGGCTGGTCCTGACGCTGTTCACGCTGCCCACCTCGAACAGCGACGAGGCGACGTTCGGGCTGGCCGCGCTGCACATCGCCGCCGGTGGGGAGCGGCCGGTCTTCCTGTACGGCCAGCGTTACATGGGGATGTTGGAGTCCTATCTCGCGGCCCCGCTGGTCGGCCTGGCCGGGCCGAGCTGGCCGGTGCTGCGGCTGCCGCTGCTGGCGCTGTACGCGCTCTTCGTCTGGCTGACCTACCGGCTGACCCGCCGGCTCTTCTCCCCCTGGTTCGCCGCCTTCGTGGTGGGGCTGCTGGCGCTGGGCTCGGAGCGGGTGGTGCGGGACCAGCTCACCGTGGTGGGGGGCCGGCCGGAGGTGAAGCCGGCGGTGGTGGCGATGCTGCTCATCGCGGTGGGGCTGGCGGAGCGGCGGATCGGGCACCGCTTCCTGGCGACCGGCCTGTTCGGGCTGCTCGCCGGGATGGCGCTCTGGTCGGACTGGCTGATCGTGCCCTATCTGGCGGTGGCCGGGGTGGTGCTGGTCTGGGCGGCGCCCCGGGAGCTGGTGGGGTGGGCGGGGGTGCTGCTGGTGGCCGGGTTCCTGGTCGGCGTCGCACCGATGATCAAGGACAACCTGGTGGCCCCGGCGGGGCAGGACTCGCTCTCGGTGTTCCGTGAGATCAGCACCCGGGCGGGCGCGACGCCGGCCTGGTCGCAGCGGGTGCGTGGCGGGCTGCTGGAGGGGGTGCCGCTGGCCACCGGGCTCTGCCCGATGGACGGCTGCGCCCGGTGGCAGCAGTGGTTCGGCCTGCTCTACCCGCTGCTGCTGGCGGTGGCCGCCGCGCTCGGGCTGGTCGCGTACCGGCGGGCCGTCGACGGCGCCGGCCGGGTTCGGGCCGTCGCGCAACTCGCCCTGGTCGCCGGCGCGGGCCTGACCCTGCTGGCGTACGTCCGCAGTCCGCTCGCCGCGACCGACCCGCTGGGCAACTCCCGCTACCTGTCGGTGCTCCAGATCTCCCTGCCGGCGGTGCTCTGGCCGCTGTGGTCGGCGGCCCGGCGGGCCGGGCCGGGCGCGGCGGGCGCGGCGGGGCGGCTGGTCGGGGTGCTGGGGACGGCGGTGCTGGCCGCGCTGACCGCCACCGCGCTGGTGGTGACCGGGGCCTTCGTGGCCTCCGCCGGCTCGCTGCGCGCCGAGGAGGGGCGGGCCCGGGAGCTGGCCGCCGCGGTGCGTCGGGCCGGCCTGCGGGAGGTCTACACCGACTACTGGACCTGCCACCGGCTGATCTTCAACACCGGGGAGGCGGTGGTCTGCGGGGTGCTCGACGGCAACCTCACCCCCGGGCAGAACCGCTATCCGGCGTACTGGCGGCGGGTGGCGCGGGCGCAGCGGCCGGGGTACGTGCTGGCGGTCGGGTCGTCGGCGGAACGGGGCCTGCGGCGGCTGCTCGGTGACCGGGCCGACGCCGCCGTGGTGACCGAGGTGAGCGGCTATCGCGTGTACCACCCGGAGACGCCCGTGCGGCCGTGGCGCTGA
- the yaaA gene encoding peroxide stress protein YaaA, whose translation MLILLPPSEGKADAGTGRRLDLNRLSLPELNPARDEVLSALVALSTGPDADAALAALGLSEGQRGELRRNARLREAATAPAGRIYTGVLYEALDLASLPPAAERLARRSVLISSGLWGAVRLTDRIPPYRCPVGARLPGVGAVSAYWRRALGPAMAAAAGSGPVLDLRSGAYAATWAPRGELAGRTVTVRVLHERDVDGVPTRSVVSHFNKATKGRLVRDLLTSGVRPRSANALVGALRDLKYRVEEQPTAAGRPRQLDVVVTEL comes from the coding sequence GTGCTCATCCTGCTGCCGCCCTCCGAGGGGAAGGCCGACGCCGGCACCGGCCGTCGCCTCGACCTGAACCGGCTCTCGCTGCCGGAGCTGAACCCGGCCCGGGACGAGGTGCTCTCCGCGCTGGTGGCGCTCAGCACCGGCCCGGACGCCGACGCCGCCCTGGCGGCGCTGGGGTTGAGCGAGGGGCAGCGCGGCGAGCTGCGGCGCAACGCGCGGCTGCGGGAGGCGGCCACCGCGCCGGCCGGGCGGATCTACACCGGGGTGCTCTACGAGGCGCTCGACCTGGCCTCGCTGCCGCCCGCGGCGGAGCGGCTGGCCCGCCGCTCGGTGCTGATCTCCTCCGGCCTCTGGGGCGCGGTACGCCTCACCGACCGCATCCCGCCCTACCGCTGCCCGGTCGGGGCACGGCTGCCCGGGGTGGGGGCGGTGTCGGCGTACTGGCGGCGGGCGCTGGGCCCGGCGATGGCGGCGGCGGCCGGCAGCGGCCCGGTGCTGGACCTGCGCTCCGGCGCGTACGCGGCGACCTGGGCGCCGCGCGGGGAGCTGGCCGGGCGCACGGTGACCGTCCGGGTGCTGCACGAGCGGGACGTCGACGGGGTGCCCACCCGGTCGGTGGTCAGCCACTTCAACAAGGCGACCAAGGGCCGGCTGGTGCGTGACCTGCTCACCTCCGGAGTCCGGCCACGCAGCGCGAACGCGCTGGTCGGCGCGTTGCGGGACCTGAAGTACCGGGTGGAGGAGCAGCCGACGGCGGCCGGCCGGCCCCGCCAGCTCGACGTCGTGGTGACCGAGCTGTAG
- a CDS encoding TAXI family TRAP transporter solute-binding subunit: MSRGWSPRGRRRAAGPVALLMLLVAALGGCRDEQHEPVQIRIATGSPTAVYHAFGQSLATILNRELPGVRASVVVTAASAQNVRLVGSGQAELGFTQADVLPATPPEHPGVLAVARVYDDLLHLVTVAGGPVRTLADLRGRRVSVGAEGSGTEVTATRLLTVARLDGDRVVQEHLGLDDSVAALRAGRIDAFFFSGGLPVRGVDELVAATAIRIVDLGEWTEPLRRRYGEVYVTRDVPRSVYGLEPVSTVANPNYLIVRADLPEPLVREVTRLLMDRRAELAAAHPAAGRMSPRSAIVTTPLPLHPGAADWYRSTKP, from the coding sequence GTGAGTCGTGGCTGGTCTCCCCGCGGCCGGCGCCGGGCCGCCGGCCCGGTGGCGCTGCTGATGCTGCTGGTGGCCGCGCTCGGCGGGTGCCGGGACGAGCAGCACGAGCCGGTGCAGATCCGGATCGCCACCGGCAGCCCGACCGCCGTCTACCACGCCTTCGGGCAGTCGCTGGCGACGATCCTCAACCGGGAGCTGCCCGGGGTACGCGCCAGCGTGGTGGTCACCGCCGCGTCGGCGCAGAACGTCCGGCTGGTCGGCTCCGGCCAGGCGGAACTGGGGTTCACCCAGGCCGACGTGCTGCCGGCCACGCCCCCGGAGCACCCCGGCGTGCTCGCCGTGGCCCGCGTCTACGACGACCTGCTGCACCTGGTCACCGTCGCGGGCGGCCCGGTGCGTACGCTGGCCGACCTGCGCGGCCGGCGCGTCTCGGTGGGCGCGGAGGGCTCCGGCACCGAGGTCACCGCCACCCGGCTGCTGACCGTGGCCCGCCTCGACGGCGACCGGGTCGTGCAGGAACACCTCGGGTTGGACGACTCGGTCGCGGCGCTGCGCGCCGGCCGGATCGACGCGTTCTTCTTCTCCGGCGGCCTGCCGGTGCGCGGCGTCGACGAGCTGGTCGCCGCCACCGCGATCCGGATCGTCGACCTGGGCGAGTGGACCGAGCCGCTGCGCCGCCGCTACGGGGAGGTCTACGTGACCCGGGACGTACCCCGGTCGGTGTACGGGCTGGAACCGGTGAGCACCGTGGCGAACCCGAACTACCTGATCGTCCGCGCCGACCTGCCCGAGCCACTGGTCCGCGAGGTGACCCGGCTGCTGATGGACCGCCGGGCGGAGCTGGCCGCCGCGCACCCGGCGGCCGGCCGGATGAGTCCCCGCTCGGCGATCGTCACCACCCCGCTGCCGCTGCACCCGGGGGCGGCCGACTGGTACCGCTCGACGAAACCCTGA
- a CDS encoding sensor histidine kinase — protein MRRRLVISYLLLMVLVLLALETPLAATLTSRETDRVRADRLADATRFASLAGPALRGGGPGPLAGELGAYDDLYGIGAAVVDRDGRTVVASTGWRPGRGTESALDTALAGQQFSGPDSVWPWVDGPLVVAVPINDGGEVLGAVVTATPADKVRRTVTAWWLLLAVIGLIAVSACLSTAFALAGWVLRPVTELDAVTHEIAEGDRGARVRPRLGPPELRRLAASFNNMADVVSDVMDRQRAFVAHASHQLRNPLTALRLRVEELGPSLSDADGRAEHQLALEETDRLAKVLDALLTLARAEREENQRVTVDAVAVAASRVAAWEPLARRRAVTLRLVADDAPAYARTVPTAIDQALDALIDNAVKFSGDTGEVTVTVRAADGGTALAVRDTGPGMTASQLDQATERFWRAPEVQNVDGAGLGLTIVAVLVDASDGRLTMRSQEPRGLVAELWFPTPDPVVSGGPAELPGPRKPAAAPAPVD, from the coding sequence GTGCGTCGTCGGCTGGTGATCAGCTATCTGCTGCTGATGGTGTTGGTGCTCCTGGCGTTGGAGACGCCGTTGGCCGCCACCCTGACGTCCCGGGAGACCGACCGGGTCCGCGCCGACCGGCTCGCCGACGCCACCCGCTTCGCCTCGCTCGCCGGGCCGGCGCTGCGCGGCGGAGGGCCCGGCCCGCTCGCCGGTGAGCTGGGCGCCTACGACGACCTGTACGGCATCGGCGCCGCCGTGGTCGACCGGGACGGTCGTACGGTGGTCGCCTCCACCGGCTGGCGCCCGGGGCGGGGCACCGAGTCGGCGCTGGACACGGCGCTGGCCGGACAGCAGTTCAGCGGACCGGACTCGGTCTGGCCCTGGGTGGACGGTCCGCTGGTGGTGGCCGTACCGATCAACGACGGCGGCGAGGTGCTCGGGGCCGTGGTCACCGCCACCCCCGCCGACAAGGTCCGGCGGACCGTCACCGCCTGGTGGCTGCTGCTCGCCGTGATCGGGCTGATCGCCGTCTCGGCCTGCCTCTCCACCGCGTTCGCCCTGGCCGGCTGGGTGCTGCGGCCGGTCACCGAGCTGGACGCGGTGACCCACGAGATCGCCGAGGGCGACCGGGGAGCCCGGGTCCGGCCCCGGCTCGGCCCGCCCGAGCTGCGCCGGCTGGCGGCCAGCTTCAACAACATGGCCGACGTCGTCTCCGACGTGATGGACCGGCAACGCGCCTTCGTCGCGCACGCCAGCCACCAGCTGCGCAACCCGCTCACCGCGCTGCGGCTGCGGGTGGAGGAGCTGGGGCCCAGCCTCAGCGACGCGGACGGGCGCGCCGAGCACCAGCTGGCGCTGGAGGAGACCGACCGGCTGGCCAAGGTGCTCGACGCGCTGCTCACCCTGGCCCGGGCCGAACGGGAGGAGAACCAGCGGGTCACCGTGGACGCGGTCGCGGTGGCCGCCTCCCGGGTGGCCGCCTGGGAGCCGCTGGCCCGCCGCCGCGCGGTCACCCTCCGGCTGGTCGCCGACGACGCCCCCGCGTACGCCCGGACCGTGCCCACCGCCATCGACCAGGCCCTCGACGCGCTGATCGACAACGCGGTGAAGTTCAGCGGGGACACCGGCGAGGTGACGGTGACCGTACGCGCCGCCGACGGCGGGACGGCGCTGGCGGTCCGGGACACCGGCCCGGGCATGACCGCGAGCCAGCTCGACCAGGCCACCGAGCGGTTCTGGCGGGCACCGGAGGTGCAGAACGTCGACGGCGCCGGGCTGGGACTGACCATCGTCGCGGTGCTGGTGGACGCCTCGGACGGCCGGTTGACCATGCGCTCGCAGGAGCCCCGTGGCCTGGTCGCCGAACTCTGGTTCCCCACGCCCGACCCGGTCGTGTCCGGCGGACCGGCCGAGCTGCCCGGCCCACGGAAGCCGGCCGCCGCCCCGGCACCCGTGGACTGA
- a CDS encoding response regulator transcription factor, whose amino-acid sequence MRILLVEDDRRVAAALSSALTRRGYEVEHAATVAAALSAAPCDLVLLDLTLPDGDGTDLCRELRRRSSQLGIIAVTARGEERDRVLGLRLGADDYVVKPFSMVELQARIEAVLRRAAHTLPERNLIEAGLVRIDVAGRLVSVSGRAVTLTRKEFDILLSLARQPGVAVPRDRILLDVWGTTWADRHTVEVHVGSLRGKLGDPTLVETVRGVGYRLRGE is encoded by the coding sequence GTGCGGATCCTCCTGGTCGAGGACGACCGTCGGGTGGCCGCCGCCCTGTCGTCCGCGCTGACCCGTCGCGGCTACGAGGTGGAGCACGCCGCGACCGTCGCCGCCGCTCTGTCGGCCGCCCCCTGTGACCTGGTGCTGCTCGACCTCACCCTGCCCGACGGCGACGGCACCGACCTCTGCCGTGAGCTGCGCAGGCGCAGCAGCCAGCTCGGCATCATCGCGGTGACCGCCCGGGGCGAGGAACGCGACCGGGTGCTCGGCCTGCGGCTGGGCGCCGACGACTACGTGGTGAAGCCGTTCTCCATGGTGGAGCTCCAGGCCCGGATCGAGGCGGTGCTGCGGCGCGCGGCGCACACCCTGCCGGAGCGGAACCTGATCGAGGCGGGGCTGGTCCGGATCGACGTGGCCGGCCGGCTGGTGAGCGTGTCGGGGCGGGCCGTCACGCTGACCCGCAAGGAGTTCGACATCCTGCTGTCGCTGGCCCGGCAGCCGGGGGTGGCGGTGCCGCGCGACCGGATCCTGCTCGACGTCTGGGGCACCACCTGGGCGGACCGGCACACCGTCGAGGTGCACGTGGGGTCGCTGCGCGGCAAGCTCGGCGACCCGACCCTGGTGGAGACCGTCCGCGGGGTCGGCTACCGGCTGCGCGGCGAGTGA
- a CDS encoding DUF952 domain-containing protein: MIYKILPTDEWEQARAAGHFAGTALDRQDGYLHLSGPDQVVETARRHFAGVAGLTLLTVDPDRLGDTLRWEPSRDGALFPHLHGVLPVAAVVAAEALPADTPAADAVAALLA; encoded by the coding sequence GTGATCTACAAGATTCTCCCCACCGACGAGTGGGAGCAGGCCCGGGCGGCCGGGCACTTCGCCGGCACCGCGCTGGACCGCCAGGACGGCTACCTGCACCTCTCCGGGCCGGACCAGGTGGTCGAGACGGCCCGCCGGCACTTCGCCGGCGTCGCCGGGCTGACCCTGCTCACCGTCGACCCGGACCGCCTCGGCGACACGCTGCGCTGGGAGCCGTCCCGGGACGGCGCGCTCTTCCCGCACCTGCACGGCGTACTCCCGGTCGCCGCCGTGGTGGCGGCGGAGGCGCTGCCGGCGGACACTCCGGCCGCCGACGCGGTGGCGGCGCTGCTGGCCTGA
- a CDS encoding acyltransferase — protein MTDTNDRTPSVFVHPTADVESGAQVGDGTKVWHLAHVRSSARIGAGCVIGRNVYVDAGVSVGDLVKIQNNVSVYQGVTIEDEVFVGPCAVFTNDFRPRAQNPDWTITPTLVRRGASIGANATLVCGITVGEYAMIAAGSVVTKDVQPYQLVAGNPARPKGWVDEKGEVVSRDVDNPPHRG, from the coding sequence ATGACTGACACCAACGACCGGACCCCCTCGGTCTTCGTCCACCCGACCGCCGACGTGGAGTCCGGCGCCCAGGTCGGCGACGGCACCAAGGTCTGGCACCTGGCCCACGTCCGGTCCTCGGCCCGGATCGGCGCCGGCTGCGTCATCGGGCGCAACGTGTACGTCGACGCGGGCGTCAGCGTCGGCGACCTGGTGAAGATCCAGAACAACGTCTCCGTCTACCAGGGCGTCACCATCGAGGACGAGGTCTTCGTCGGCCCCTGCGCGGTCTTCACCAACGACTTCCGCCCGCGCGCCCAGAACCCGGACTGGACGATCACCCCGACCCTGGTCCGCCGGGGCGCCTCGATCGGCGCCAACGCCACCCTGGTCTGCGGCATCACCGTCGGCGAGTACGCCATGATCGCCGCCGGTTCGGTGGTCACGAAGGACGTCCAGCCGTACCAGCTGGTGGCCGGGAACCCGGCCCGGCCGAAGGGCTGGGTCGACGAGAAGGGCGAGGTCGTCTCCCGCGACGTCGACAACCCGCCGCACCGGGGCTGA
- a CDS encoding CDP-glycerol glycerophosphotransferase family protein, whose amino-acid sequence MFSRVRSQQGVATVGVVLLGYGIMLLTGVLGQAVPFAVAAAVVIAGELALATRYAATAALLQKAGLGLVWRRLLRDLSVVLLVVSAVRPTVGAIIAVLLLPAALWTVAVGTTALGKVTDRRATTPAYTRNIDLGALRRTPAAPAWAQRLAGLRLPLLNVLLVPAAVVAVLVDRATPVVVTGLVTLAAGLVVAAALALGWWRGRGRTPGVLPVVHDWLARERPEVALYFAGPAKDVYQANMWLAPVEAAGRRAVVLLREAEAFRELADTRLPVICVPAGVDFMNLDLSPLRVALYAANVGANIHLLREPGVKHVFVGHGDSDKQASVNPYSKVYDEVWVAGPAGRERYARADVGVLDRDIVEIGRPQLAGVHTFGAEHVERPFTVLYAPTWEGWLDDDPYHTSLVLMGERIVGGLLAAGGVRVVYKPHPLTGTRSKKARAVHERIVARIRAAGGETDAHSLDGTAHLVVTGRTPALFDCFNATDLLVSDVSSVVSDFVQSQRPYVVANPAGLPEDEFRRQFPTARAAYLLSADCGELPKILEVTRAGDDPMTGARRELKEYLLGPAGANPMDRFRDELGRLCR is encoded by the coding sequence TTGTTCAGCAGAGTACGAAGCCAGCAGGGTGTCGCCACGGTCGGCGTGGTGCTGCTCGGCTACGGGATCATGCTCCTGACCGGAGTCCTCGGTCAGGCGGTCCCGTTCGCGGTCGCCGCCGCCGTCGTCATCGCCGGTGAGCTGGCCCTCGCCACCCGGTACGCGGCCACCGCGGCACTGCTCCAGAAGGCCGGCCTCGGGCTGGTCTGGCGGCGCCTGCTGCGCGACCTCTCCGTCGTCTTGCTGGTCGTCAGCGCGGTCCGCCCGACGGTGGGCGCGATCATCGCGGTCCTGCTGCTGCCGGCCGCCCTCTGGACCGTCGCGGTCGGCACCACCGCCCTCGGCAAGGTCACCGACCGGCGCGCCACCACCCCGGCGTACACCCGCAACATCGACCTGGGCGCGCTGCGCCGCACGCCCGCGGCGCCGGCCTGGGCGCAGCGCCTCGCCGGCCTGCGGCTGCCGCTGCTCAACGTGCTGCTGGTGCCGGCGGCCGTGGTCGCCGTGCTGGTCGACCGGGCCACCCCGGTGGTGGTGACCGGGCTGGTCACCCTGGCCGCCGGGCTGGTCGTCGCGGCGGCGCTGGCGCTGGGCTGGTGGCGCGGGCGGGGCCGGACGCCGGGTGTGCTGCCCGTCGTGCACGACTGGCTGGCCCGGGAACGCCCGGAGGTGGCGCTCTACTTCGCCGGCCCGGCGAAGGACGTCTACCAGGCCAACATGTGGCTCGCCCCGGTCGAGGCGGCCGGCCGCCGCGCGGTGGTGCTGCTCCGGGAGGCCGAGGCGTTCCGCGAACTGGCCGACACCCGGCTGCCGGTGATCTGCGTACCGGCGGGCGTCGACTTCATGAACCTGGACCTGAGCCCGCTGCGGGTCGCGCTCTACGCGGCGAACGTCGGCGCGAACATCCACCTGCTGCGCGAGCCGGGCGTGAAGCACGTCTTCGTCGGGCACGGCGACAGCGACAAGCAGGCCAGCGTCAACCCCTACAGCAAGGTGTACGACGAGGTCTGGGTCGCCGGGCCGGCCGGTCGGGAGCGGTACGCCCGCGCCGACGTGGGCGTCCTCGACCGGGACATCGTGGAGATCGGCCGGCCGCAGCTCGCCGGGGTGCACACCTTCGGCGCGGAGCACGTCGAGCGCCCGTTCACCGTGCTCTACGCCCCCACCTGGGAGGGCTGGCTCGACGACGACCCGTACCACACCTCGCTGGTGCTGATGGGGGAGCGGATCGTGGGCGGGCTGCTGGCCGCCGGTGGCGTGCGGGTGGTCTACAAGCCGCACCCGTTGACCGGCACCCGGTCGAAGAAGGCCCGGGCGGTGCACGAGCGGATCGTCGCCCGGATCCGCGCCGCCGGTGGCGAGACCGACGCGCACTCGCTGGACGGCACCGCGCACCTGGTGGTGACCGGTCGTACGCCGGCGCTCTTCGACTGCTTCAACGCCACCGACCTGCTGGTCAGCGACGTCTCCAGCGTCGTGTCGGACTTCGTGCAGAGCCAGCGCCCGTACGTGGTGGCGAACCCGGCCGGCCTGCCGGAGGACGAGTTCCGCCGGCAGTTCCCGACCGCGCGGGCGGCGTACCTGCTCTCCGCGGACTGCGGGGAGCTGCCGAAGATCCTCGAGGTCACCCGGGCCGGCGACGACCCGATGACCGGGGCCCGGCGGGAGCTGAAGGAATACCTGCTCGGCCCGGCCGGGGCGAACCCGATGGACCGGTTCCGGGACGAGCTGGGCCGGCTCTGCCGCTGA
- a CDS encoding nucleotide sugar dehydrogenase encodes MNICVVALGKIGLPLAVQFASKGHRVIGADVSERVVQLVNDGAVPFPGEADLDVKLKEVVAAGLFSATTDTAAAVAESEAVVVVVPLFVDAEGVPDFGWMDDATRSIAAGLRPGTLVSYETTLPVGTTRSRWAPMLEQGSGLTAGTDFHLVFSPERVLTGRVFADLRRYPKLVGGIDEASAEHGVRFYEAVLDFDERPDLNRPNGVWDLGSAEASELAKLAETTYRDVNIGLANQFARFADTVGVDVTKVIEACNTQPYSHIHSPGIAVGGHCIPIYPRMYLWNDPAATVVRSAREANAAMPDYAVDLLAAAYGDLTDVGVLVLGAAYRGGVKETAFSGVFPTVEALRARGAKPYVSDPMYSNEELVAHGLPGYDGEPLGAAVIQADHAEYRNLSPADLPGVTVLVDGRRVTDPARWAGVRRVVIGG; translated from the coding sequence ATGAACATCTGCGTCGTGGCGCTGGGCAAGATCGGTCTGCCGCTCGCCGTGCAGTTCGCCAGCAAGGGGCACCGGGTGATCGGTGCCGACGTCTCCGAGCGGGTGGTGCAGCTGGTCAACGACGGGGCCGTGCCGTTCCCCGGTGAAGCGGACCTGGACGTCAAGCTGAAGGAGGTGGTGGCCGCCGGGCTCTTCTCGGCCACCACCGACACGGCGGCCGCGGTCGCCGAGTCCGAGGCGGTCGTCGTGGTCGTCCCGCTCTTCGTGGACGCCGAGGGCGTGCCGGACTTCGGCTGGATGGACGACGCCACCCGCTCCATCGCCGCCGGTCTCCGGCCGGGCACCCTGGTCAGCTACGAGACCACCCTGCCGGTCGGCACCACCCGCAGCCGCTGGGCCCCGATGCTGGAGCAGGGCTCCGGGCTCACCGCCGGCACGGACTTCCACCTGGTCTTCAGCCCCGAGCGGGTGCTGACCGGCCGGGTCTTCGCCGACCTGCGCCGCTACCCGAAGCTGGTCGGCGGCATCGACGAGGCGTCCGCCGAGCACGGCGTGCGCTTCTACGAGGCGGTGCTGGACTTCGACGAGCGCCCCGACCTGAACCGCCCGAACGGCGTCTGGGACCTGGGTTCGGCCGAGGCGTCGGAGCTGGCGAAGCTCGCCGAGACCACCTACCGGGATGTCAACATCGGTCTGGCGAACCAGTTCGCCCGCTTCGCCGACACCGTGGGCGTCGACGTCACCAAGGTGATCGAGGCGTGCAACACCCAGCCGTACAGCCACATCCACTCGCCGGGCATCGCGGTCGGCGGGCACTGCATCCCGATCTACCCGCGGATGTACCTCTGGAACGACCCGGCCGCCACCGTCGTCCGGTCGGCCCGCGAGGCCAACGCCGCCATGCCGGACTACGCCGTCGACCTGCTCGCCGCCGCGTACGGCGACCTGACCGACGTCGGCGTGCTGGTGCTCGGCGCCGCCTACCGGGGCGGGGTGAAGGAGACCGCCTTCTCGGGCGTCTTCCCGACCGTCGAGGCGCTGCGCGCCCGGGGCGCGAAGCCGTACGTCTCCGACCCGATGTACAGCAACGAGGAGCTGGTCGCGCACGGTCTGCCCGGGTACGACGGCGAGCCGCTCGGCGCGGCCGTGATCCAGGCCGACCACGCCGAGTACCGCAACCTCTCCCCGGCCGACCTGCCGGGCGTGACGGTGCTGGTCGACGGTCGCCGGGTCACCGACCCGGCCCGCTGGGCCGGCGTCCGTCGGGTGGTCATCGGCGGCTGA